A genomic stretch from Mycobacterium paraterrae includes:
- a CDS encoding M24 family metallopeptidase yields MTHSQRRAALGAELRAAELDAMLVTDLTNVRYLSGFTGSNAALLVFADSEDAVLATDGRYRTQAAQQAPDVEVAIQRACGRYLAGRAAAGEARRVGFESHVVTVDGYDGLVDAAGNAELVRASQLVEALREVKDAGEVALLRLACEAADAALTALVERGGLRPGRTEREVARELEALMLDHGADGVSFETIVASGAHSAIPHHRPTDAVLASGDFVKIDFGALVGGYHSDMTRTFVLDAAADWQLDIYELVSTAQRAGREALAAGAGLADVDAAARNVIVDAGHGGHFGHGLGHGVGLQIHEAPGINATAAGTLRAGSVVTVEPGVYLPDRGGVRIEDTLVVADTGQALGHAPELLTRFPKELAILG; encoded by the coding sequence GTGACACATTCCCAGCGGCGAGCCGCTCTTGGAGCCGAATTACGCGCGGCGGAACTCGACGCGATGCTGGTCACGGACCTGACGAACGTCCGCTACCTGTCCGGATTCACCGGGTCCAACGCGGCGTTGCTGGTGTTCGCCGACAGCGAGGACGCGGTCCTGGCCACCGACGGGCGCTACCGCACCCAGGCCGCGCAGCAGGCCCCCGACGTGGAAGTCGCGATACAGCGGGCCTGCGGGCGTTATCTCGCCGGGCGTGCGGCCGCCGGTGAGGCTCGGCGGGTGGGCTTCGAGAGCCACGTGGTCACCGTCGACGGTTACGACGGGCTGGTGGACGCGGCGGGCAACGCCGAGCTGGTCCGCGCGTCACAGCTCGTCGAGGCACTGCGCGAAGTCAAAGATGCCGGCGAGGTGGCGTTGCTGCGGCTGGCGTGCGAGGCGGCCGACGCGGCGCTGACTGCTCTCGTCGAGCGTGGTGGGCTGCGGCCCGGGCGCACCGAACGAGAGGTCGCTCGCGAGTTGGAGGCGCTGATGCTCGACCACGGCGCCGACGGTGTCTCGTTCGAGACCATCGTGGCCAGCGGGGCTCACTCGGCGATCCCACATCACCGGCCGACGGACGCGGTGCTGGCCAGCGGCGACTTCGTCAAGATCGACTTCGGCGCTCTGGTCGGCGGCTATCACTCCGACATGACCCGCACCTTCGTGCTGGACGCAGCTGCTGACTGGCAGCTGGACATATACGAGCTGGTCAGTACGGCGCAGCGAGCCGGACGGGAGGCGCTCGCTGCGGGCGCGGGCCTCGCCGACGTCGACGCCGCCGCCCGCAATGTGATCGTCGACGCGGGGCACGGCGGGCACTTCGGTCACGGTCTGGGCCACGGGGTGGGCCTGCAGATCCACGAAGCGCCGGGGATCAACGCCACCGCCGCCGGTACACTACGGGCGGGTTCCGTGGTGACGGTGGAACCCGGCGTCTATCTGCCCGACCGTGGCGGCGTCCGCATCGAGGACACGCTGGTGGTCGCAGACACGGGGCAGGCCCTCGGCCACGCACCGGAATTACTCACCCGGTTCCCGAAGGAACTGGCGATTCTAGGTTAG
- the aroQ gene encoding type II 3-dehydroquinate dehydratase gives MPPGTVINVINGPNLGRLGRREPEVYGDTTHDDLVALIEREAAELGVKVVVRQSDSEGQLLDWIHQAADADEPVILNAGGLTHTSVALRDACAELSAPLIEVHISNVFAREEFRHHSYLSPVASGIIVGCGVQGYLLALRYLADRKD, from the coding sequence ATCCCGCCGGGGACGGTCATCAACGTGATCAACGGCCCCAACCTCGGCCGGCTCGGTCGTCGCGAGCCGGAGGTCTACGGCGACACCACCCACGACGACCTCGTCGCGCTGATCGAACGCGAAGCGGCCGAGCTCGGCGTCAAAGTGGTTGTCCGGCAAAGCGACAGCGAGGGTCAACTGCTCGACTGGATCCATCAGGCCGCGGACGCCGACGAACCGGTGATCCTCAACGCCGGTGGCCTGACCCACACGTCGGTCGCGCTGCGCGACGCCTGCGCCGAATTGAGTGCACCGTTGATCGAGGTGCACATCTCGAATGTGTTTGCCCGCGAAGAGTTTCGTCATCATTCGTACTTGAGCCCGGTCGCGAGCGGGATCATCGTGGGATGCGGTGTGCAGGGCTACCTGCTCGCCCTGCGCTACCTCGCCGACCGCAAGGACTAG
- a CDS encoding B-4DMT family transporter, which produces MTNWMLRGLVFGAAMVVVRLFQGTLISVWQTQAALISIVLLVLFVVGVVAWGFIDGREDAASNPDPDRREDLAMTWLLAGLVAGLLSGAVTWLIAVFYKALYVGGLINELTTFAAFTALVVFLGAISGVAVGRWRVDKKGDYKPQSGTRDGEEDRADTDVFAAVRSGQAHGDGAVEEWPEEQTSAVATAERDHDAPTAYSEEAAETTESHAAPSEAKTAEVPASQHSEPATEHIEKPKTD; this is translated from the coding sequence ATGACTAACTGGATGCTGCGTGGCCTGGTGTTTGGCGCCGCGATGGTCGTCGTCCGGCTGTTCCAGGGAACGTTGATCAGCGTCTGGCAGACGCAGGCCGCTCTGATCAGCATCGTGCTGCTCGTTCTGTTCGTCGTGGGCGTCGTCGCCTGGGGTTTTATCGACGGCCGTGAAGACGCCGCCTCCAATCCCGACCCGGACCGCCGCGAGGACCTGGCGATGACGTGGCTGCTGGCCGGCCTGGTCGCCGGACTGCTCAGCGGCGCAGTGACCTGGCTGATCGCAGTGTTCTACAAGGCGCTCTACGTCGGCGGCCTGATCAACGAACTCACCACCTTTGCCGCGTTCACCGCGCTGGTGGTGTTCCTGGGCGCCATCAGCGGCGTGGCAGTGGGTCGTTGGCGCGTCGACAAGAAGGGCGATTACAAGCCGCAGAGCGGTACCCGCGACGGCGAGGAAGACCGCGCTGACACCGACGTGTTCGCCGCCGTCAGGTCGGGGCAAGCACACGGCGACGGTGCCGTCGAAGAGTGGCCTGAGGAGCAGACCAGCGCCGTCGCGACGGCCGAGCGCGACCACGACGCGCCGACCGCCTACAGCGAGGAAGCCGCCGAGACGACCGAATCCCACGCGGCGCCCAGCGAAGCCAAGACCGCCGAGGTTCCAGCCAGCCAACACTCCGAGCCGGCCACCGAGCACATCGAAAAGCCGAAGACCGACTAG
- the aroB gene encoding 3-dehydroquinate synthase, with the protein MTEPREPVTVQVNVDPPYPVVVGTGLLGELGELLAGRHRVAILHQPVLTQTAQAIRNHLSDKGIDAHQIEIPDAEAGKDLPVVGYIWEVLGRIGIDRKDALVSLGGGAATDVAGFAAATWLRGVSIVHVPTTLLAMVDAAVGGKTGINTDAGKNLVGAFHQPTAVLVDLATLQTLPHNEIAAGMAEVVKAGFIADPVILDLIEADPRAALDPSGEVLPELIRRAIAVKADVVAADEKESELREILNYGHTLGHAIERRERYQWRHGAAVSVGMVFAAELGRLAGRLDDATAQRHRDILTSIGLPTSYDADALPQLMESMAGDKKTRAGVLRFVVLDGLAKPGRLEGPDPTLLAAAYAEVGTR; encoded by the coding sequence ATGACGGAGCCTCGCGAGCCGGTCACGGTACAGGTGAACGTTGACCCGCCGTATCCGGTCGTCGTCGGCACCGGCCTGCTCGGTGAACTCGGCGAGCTGCTCGCTGGTCGCCACCGGGTCGCCATCCTGCATCAGCCCGTCCTGACGCAGACCGCGCAGGCCATCCGAAACCACCTGTCCGACAAGGGTATCGACGCACACCAGATCGAAATCCCGGATGCCGAAGCCGGTAAGGATCTGCCGGTCGTCGGCTACATCTGGGAAGTGCTGGGCCGCATCGGCATCGACCGCAAGGACGCGTTGGTCAGCCTGGGCGGCGGCGCAGCGACCGACGTCGCCGGCTTCGCCGCGGCAACCTGGCTGCGGGGAGTGTCGATCGTCCACGTCCCGACCACGCTGCTGGCGATGGTCGACGCGGCGGTCGGCGGAAAGACCGGCATCAACACCGACGCGGGCAAGAATCTGGTCGGCGCATTCCACCAGCCGACCGCGGTCCTGGTCGACCTGGCCACGCTGCAGACGCTGCCGCACAACGAGATCGCCGCGGGAATGGCTGAGGTGGTCAAGGCCGGGTTCATCGCCGACCCGGTCATCCTCGACCTGATCGAAGCCGACCCCCGGGCCGCCCTGGATCCGTCCGGGGAGGTGCTGCCGGAACTGATCCGGCGCGCGATCGCCGTCAAGGCGGACGTCGTCGCAGCCGACGAGAAGGAATCGGAACTGCGCGAAATCCTCAACTACGGCCACACGTTGGGCCATGCCATCGAGCGCCGCGAACGCTATCAGTGGCGGCACGGCGCCGCGGTCTCCGTCGGCATGGTGTTCGCCGCCGAACTGGGCCGGCTGGCCGGGCGACTCGACGACGCCACTGCGCAGCGGCACCGCGACATCCTGACTTCGATCGGGTTGCCCACCAGCTATGACGCGGACGCACTGCCGCAGCTGATGGAATCGATGGCCGGCGACAAGAAGACCCGGGCGGGAGTGCTGCGGTTCGTCGTGCTCGACGGACTGGCCAAGCCCGGACGGCTTGAGGGTCCGGACCCGACGCTGCTTGCGGCCGCCTACGCCGAGGTGGGCACGCGGTGA
- the aroC gene encoding chorismate synthase — protein sequence MLRWTTAGESHGRALVAVVEGMVAGLTITSDDIADQLARRRLGYGRGARMKFERDQVTVLAGVRHGVTLGGPIAIEVGNTEWPKWETVMAPDPVDAADLEVARNAPLTRPRPGHADYAGMLKYEFDDARPVLERASARETAARVAAGTVARQFLRQALGVEVLSHVISIGDSTPYDGPPPQPSDLAAIDASGVRAFDKAAEASMIAEIESAKKDGDTLGGVVEAVVTGLPIGLGSFTSGDNRLDSQLAAAVMGIQAIKGVEIGDGFATARRRGSRAHDEMYPGPDGIVRSTNRAGGLEGGMTNGEPLRVRAAMKPISTVPRALATVDMATGDEAVAINQRSDVCAVPAAGVVVETMVALVLARAALEKFGGDSLTETRRNIEAYRRSVAEREPVTEVRARSIGG from the coding sequence GTGTTGCGATGGACTACCGCTGGTGAATCCCACGGCCGAGCGCTGGTGGCCGTGGTCGAAGGCATGGTCGCCGGGCTGACGATCACCTCCGACGACATTGCCGACCAGCTGGCCCGCCGCCGACTCGGCTACGGTCGTGGCGCCCGGATGAAGTTCGAGCGTGACCAGGTCACCGTGCTCGCCGGAGTGCGCCACGGCGTCACCCTCGGCGGGCCGATCGCCATCGAGGTCGGAAACACCGAGTGGCCGAAGTGGGAAACCGTGATGGCCCCCGACCCGGTCGACGCGGCCGATCTCGAAGTCGCGCGCAACGCGCCGCTGACCCGGCCCCGGCCCGGCCACGCCGACTACGCCGGCATGCTGAAGTACGAATTCGACGACGCACGGCCGGTCTTGGAACGCGCCAGCGCCCGGGAGACCGCCGCCCGCGTCGCGGCCGGCACCGTCGCTCGCCAGTTCCTCCGCCAAGCCCTCGGTGTCGAGGTGCTGTCACACGTGATCTCGATCGGCGACTCCACGCCCTATGACGGCCCACCGCCGCAGCCGAGCGACCTGGCCGCGATCGACGCCAGCGGCGTACGGGCCTTCGACAAGGCCGCCGAAGCGTCGATGATCGCCGAGATCGAATCCGCCAAGAAGGACGGCGACACCCTCGGCGGGGTGGTCGAAGCCGTCGTGACCGGCCTGCCGATCGGTCTCGGCTCCTTCACCAGCGGTGACAACCGGTTGGACAGTCAGCTCGCCGCCGCCGTCATGGGCATCCAGGCCATCAAGGGCGTCGAGATCGGCGACGGATTCGCCACCGCCCGGCGACGAGGCAGCCGCGCGCACGACGAGATGTATCCCGGACCTGACGGCATCGTCCGCTCGACCAACCGCGCGGGCGGTCTGGAAGGCGGCATGACCAACGGCGAGCCCCTGCGCGTTCGCGCCGCGATGAAGCCGATTTCGACCGTGCCACGGGCGCTGGCCACCGTGGACATGGCCACCGGCGACGAGGCCGTCGCCATCAATCAGCGCTCCGACGTCTGCGCGGTGCCGGCCGCCGGCGTTGTGGTCGAGACGATGGTGGCGCTGGTCCTGGCACGCGCGGCCCTGGAGAAGTTCGGCGGCGATTCGCTGACCGAGACCCGCCGCAACATCGAGGCGTACCGTCGCTCGGTGGCCGAGCGGGAACCGGTCACCGAAGTGCGGGCTAGGTCCATAGGGGGATAG